The following nucleotide sequence is from Patescibacteria group bacterium.
GCGGAAGAGAATGCTGCCAGCGAGGGGTTGAAGGTTAAAAAATGGGGGAAGCATTAAATACATTAATATTATTATGAAAATAACCATTTCCGCTATTAAAGCAGATATTGGGTCTATTGGCGGACATCTTTCGCCAAGTAGAAAATTGATTGAGGCGGTGACGGAAAGCGTTAAAAATAATAATGCAATATTAGATTATAGGATTTTTTATACTGGGGACGATATCACAATTCTTATGTCTCACCAGAAAGGGCTGAATTCTTCGGAAATCCATAAAATTGCCTGGGATGCCTTCCAAAACGGGACAGTGGTAGCTAAGGAGCAAGGTCTTTACGGGGCAGGACAGGATTTATTGAAAGATTCTTTTTCTGGGAATGTAAAAGGGTTGGGTCCTGCGGCCGCAGAGATGGAGTTTGAAGAAAGGCCAGCTGAGCCATTCCTATTATTCATGGCTGATAAAACAAGCCCTGGCGCCTATAATCTGCCATTTTATCTAAGTTTCATTGACCCATTTCATAATTCGGGATTGATATTGGTTCCAGAAATTTCCCAAGGATATAGATTCGTTATTATGGATATGGGATTCAAGGGCGAGGGAGACAGGGTAATTGAATTGGAAACACCTAATAATATTTATGACATTGCTTGTTTATTGCGAGACACTGAGAGATTCGGAATATCAGAAATTTATTCCAAAAGTGGAGACCAGTGCGTAAGCGTGAGCACGACACGACTGCATAATATAGCCGGAGTGTATACAGGGAAAGACGACCCCATAGCATTGGTTCGAGTGCAGAAAAATTTTCCAGCTACTGGAGAGATATTATCCCCATATTCTATAAGCCATTATGTGGCAGGATTTATGAGGGGTTCGCATATTGGGCCCTTAATGCCGGTTAAAGTCAACACAATGGTTTCTTATTTTGATGGACCTCCTTTAGTAAGTGGCGTGGCGTTGTGCGTCCAGAATGGCAAATTCACAGAGCATATAGATGTTTTCGACCATCCGTTTTGGGACAGCATCAGGGCCAAGGCCTCTGCTAAAGCAGAAGAAATAAGAAGACAGGGATTTTTTGGAAATGCTATGTTGGGCATGGACGAACTTGAGTACACTGGCATTGTCAAAAAGATAGAAGGGCTGAATAATAAATTCATAATTAAACAAGAGAAAAAATAACAGATTATGTTGTCAATACGACTTTTAAGGCATGGCAAGTTGCACCAGCCATCATATAAGATAGTGGTAATTGAAAAAACCCGCCCGCCAAAGAGCGGAAAGTTTGTAGAGCAGGTCGGTTTTTATAATCCCTTTACAAAAGAAAAAGG
It contains:
- a CDS encoding fructose-1,6-bisphosphatase, whose product is MKITISAIKADIGSIGGHLSPSRKLIEAVTESVKNNNAILDYRIFYTGDDITILMSHQKGLNSSEIHKIAWDAFQNGTVVAKEQGLYGAGQDLLKDSFSGNVKGLGPAAAEMEFEERPAEPFLLFMADKTSPGAYNLPFYLSFIDPFHNSGLILVPEISQGYRFVIMDMGFKGEGDRVIELETPNNIYDIACLLRDTERFGISEIYSKSGDQCVSVSTTRLHNIAGVYTGKDDPIALVRVQKNFPATGEILSPYSISHYVAGFMRGSHIGPLMPVKVNTMVSYFDGPPLVSGVALCVQNGKFTEHIDVFDHPFWDSIRAKASAKAEEIRRQGFFGNAMLGMDELEYTGIVKKIEGLNNKFIIKQEKK